One Thalassotalea hakodatensis DNA segment encodes these proteins:
- the tdh gene encoding L-threonine 3-dehydrogenase, translating into MKSLAKLHAKEGIWMTDSPEPTLGHNDLLIKIKKTAICGTDIHIYNWDEWSQKTIPVPMVVGHEYAGEVVGIGEEVKGFAIGDRVSGEGHITCGHCRNCRGGRTHLCRNTVGVGVDREGSFAEYLVIPAFNAFKLPDEISDDLAAIFDPFGNAVHTALSFDLVGEDVLITGAGPIGIMAAAVAKHVGARHVVITDVNEYRLDLARKMGATRAVNVATEKLADVMNELGMSEGFDVGMEMSGVPMAFTDMLDNMNNGGKIAMLGIPGSDMAIDWSKVIFKGLIIKGIYGREMFETWYKMASLIQSGLDLTPIITHHFDIDDFQQGFDIMRSGQSGKVILNWE; encoded by the coding sequence ATGAAATCATTAGCTAAGCTACATGCAAAAGAAGGCATTTGGATGACAGATTCGCCTGAGCCAACGCTTGGGCATAATGATTTACTGATCAAGATAAAAAAAACAGCGATATGTGGTACAGATATTCATATATATAACTGGGACGAATGGTCACAGAAAACGATTCCTGTTCCAATGGTTGTTGGCCATGAATATGCCGGAGAAGTTGTTGGTATTGGTGAAGAGGTAAAAGGTTTTGCGATAGGCGATAGAGTATCGGGCGAAGGGCATATAACGTGTGGCCATTGCCGAAACTGTCGAGGTGGTCGTACGCATTTGTGTCGTAATACTGTTGGTGTTGGTGTTGATCGTGAGGGGAGTTTTGCCGAATACTTAGTGATCCCAGCTTTTAATGCCTTTAAATTACCGGATGAAATTTCGGATGATCTCGCTGCTATATTTGACCCGTTTGGTAACGCTGTACATACTGCGTTATCTTTTGATCTTGTTGGCGAAGATGTACTTATAACAGGTGCCGGGCCTATCGGCATTATGGCTGCTGCAGTCGCAAAACATGTGGGTGCTCGTCACGTTGTGATCACGGATGTTAATGAATACCGCTTAGATTTAGCGAGAAAAATGGGCGCAACTCGTGCCGTAAATGTTGCTACTGAAAAGCTTGCAGATGTTATGAATGAGCTTGGTATGTCAGAAGGCTTTGATGTTGGTATGGAAATGTCGGGAGTGCCCATGGCATTTACTGACATGCTCGATAACATGAACAATGGCGGTAAAATTGCCATGTTAGGTATTCCTGGTAGTGATATGGCGATTGATTGGTCAAAGGTCATATTTAAAGGCCTAATCATAAAAGGGATTTATGGTCGCGAAATGTTTGAGACTTGGTATAAAATGGCAAGCCTTATTCAGTCTGGCTTAGATTTAACGCCGATCATTACTCATCACTTCGATATTGATGACTTTCAGCAAGGATTTGATATCATGCGTTCAGGCCAATCAGGCAAAGTGATTTTAAACTGGGAGTAA
- a CDS encoding Lrp/AsnC family transcriptional regulator → MLSEKDEELLSILRCNARASVSDIARATGVSRTAVQNRINKLENNGIIKAYSIVLGSEYNNKMISANVSLKVHPNLRKNISITLRKMHQISHIYSISGEFDLLVTVQAATLEKLSDTLNIVCALDGVERTNSSIILDTIFER, encoded by the coding sequence GTGTTATCAGAAAAAGATGAAGAGCTTTTATCAATTTTACGCTGTAATGCACGGGCGAGTGTTTCTGATATTGCCAGGGCAACAGGCGTTTCACGCACAGCGGTTCAAAATCGCATCAATAAACTAGAAAACAACGGTATTATTAAAGCCTATAGCATTGTGTTAGGCAGTGAATACAACAATAAAATGATTTCGGCCAATGTGTCGCTGAAAGTACACCCCAATTTACGTAAGAACATCAGTATTACCTTGCGAAAAATGCATCAAATCAGCCACATTTATTCCATCAGTGGTGAATTTGATTTATTGGTAACGGTACAAGCAGCAACACTTGAAAAGCTCAGTGATACGTTAAATATTGTTTGTGCATTGGATGGCGTTGAAAGAACAAATTCTTCAATTATTTTAGATACTATCTTTGAACGTTAA
- a CDS encoding glycine C-acetyltransferase, whose product MTNSASTTTFYHHLAEQIEQVKQDGLYKSERVITTAQQAKIAVNTGEEVINFCANNYLGLANHPTLIEAAKTGLSEHGFGMASVRFICGTQDIHKTLETELSTFLGMEDTILYSSCFDANAGLFETLLGPEDAIISDALNHASIIDGVRLCKAKRFRYANNDMNELESRLQEADAAGARFKLIATDGVFSMDGVIANLKAVCDLADKYGALVMVDDSHAVGFVGEQGRGSHEYCDVMGRVDIITGTLGKAMGGASGGYTSGKKEVIDWLRQRSRPYLFSNSLAPAIVNASIKVLELLADGDDLRKKLRENASYFRNSMEAAGFTCAGADHAIVPVMLGDAKVASAMADRLLAEGIYVIGFSFPVVPKGQARIRTQISAAHTQEQLDKAIEAFIRIGKEMGVIS is encoded by the coding sequence GTGACAAATTCAGCATCAACAACGACGTTTTATCATCATTTAGCAGAGCAAATTGAACAAGTAAAACAAGATGGCTTATATAAAAGCGAGCGTGTGATTACTACCGCACAACAGGCAAAGATTGCCGTTAATACCGGTGAAGAAGTGATTAATTTCTGTGCTAACAATTATCTTGGCTTAGCGAATCACCCAACCTTGATTGAAGCGGCAAAAACAGGTTTATCAGAGCACGGTTTTGGTATGGCGTCTGTTCGTTTTATCTGTGGCACACAAGATATTCATAAAACCTTAGAAACTGAGCTTTCAACATTTCTTGGCATGGAAGACACCATTTTATATTCTTCTTGTTTTGACGCAAATGCGGGATTATTTGAAACTTTATTAGGCCCTGAAGACGCGATTATTTCTGATGCATTAAATCATGCGTCTATCATTGATGGCGTTAGGTTGTGTAAAGCAAAACGTTTTCGTTACGCGAACAACGACATGAATGAATTAGAGTCGCGCTTACAAGAAGCAGATGCTGCCGGTGCTCGATTTAAGTTAATTGCAACCGACGGTGTATTTTCAATGGATGGCGTGATCGCCAATTTAAAAGCGGTATGTGATTTAGCCGATAAATATGGTGCATTGGTGATGGTAGATGATTCACACGCAGTAGGTTTTGTGGGTGAACAAGGTCGAGGTAGCCATGAATATTGTGACGTAATGGGCCGTGTAGATATTATCACTGGTACATTAGGTAAAGCCATGGGTGGTGCTTCTGGCGGCTATACGTCAGGTAAGAAAGAAGTTATTGACTGGTTACGTCAACGTTCACGTCCCTATTTATTTTCAAACTCACTAGCTCCTGCCATTGTGAATGCGTCGATTAAAGTACTTGAATTATTGGCAGATGGTGACGATTTACGTAAAAAGTTAAGAGAAAATGCCAGCTATTTCAGAAATAGCATGGAAGCGGCAGGCTTTACATGTGCCGGTGCAGACCATGCAATTGTACCAGTTATGCTTGGAGATGCGAAAGTGGCTAGCGCTATGGCTGATAGACTATTAGCGGAAGGCATTTATGTGATTGGCTTTTCATTCCCTGTTGTGCCAAAAGGACAAGCACGTATTCGTACCCAAATTTCAGCGGCACATACGCAAGAGCAATTAGATAAAGCCATCGAAGCATTTATTCGTATAGGCAAAGAAATGGGAGTCATTTCATAA
- the glpG gene encoding rhomboid family intramembrane serine protease GlpG encodes MSDIQLSPLAAVKEHSIALLFANYLRAQQISSDVRPHEGEFVVLCDQQHVEQAKDYFQEFVQNPYAEKYQQAAWQSGEAVHVEKSALTASFKQQFLSHAGLVTLVIFVLCWLVFIASALGWKQSLFFELRFFTQLSLANLVSEPWRLVGAAFFHFSLLHIVFNTMWWWQLGGAIEKMMGKTELLNVFFVSAILSNFGQYIVSGPNFGGLSGVVYAVFGYVWIAGWLAPEKGLHLAKPIIGFMLFFLLLGFADLLPINVANTAHTVGLLSGCFLAWMRFGKWSQR; translated from the coding sequence ATGTCTGATATTCAGCTTTCGCCGTTAGCTGCGGTTAAAGAGCATTCAATAGCGTTGTTATTTGCAAATTATTTACGCGCTCAGCAGATTTCGAGCGATGTTCGCCCGCATGAAGGTGAATTTGTTGTACTTTGTGATCAACAACATGTTGAGCAAGCAAAAGACTATTTTCAAGAGTTTGTACAAAACCCTTATGCGGAAAAATATCAGCAGGCGGCTTGGCAAAGTGGTGAAGCGGTACACGTTGAAAAATCAGCGTTAACAGCTAGCTTTAAACAGCAATTTTTATCGCATGCAGGCTTAGTTACCTTAGTTATTTTTGTTTTATGCTGGCTAGTTTTTATTGCATCAGCATTGGGCTGGAAACAATCATTGTTCTTTGAGCTTCGCTTTTTTACACAATTATCCTTAGCGAACTTGGTCAGTGAACCTTGGCGATTAGTAGGGGCGGCTTTTTTTCATTTTTCATTACTGCATATTGTGTTTAATACTATGTGGTGGTGGCAACTTGGCGGCGCCATTGAAAAAATGATGGGTAAAACTGAATTACTCAATGTCTTTTTTGTCTCCGCTATTTTATCCAATTTCGGCCAATATATCGTTTCAGGTCCTAACTTTGGCGGCTTATCAGGTGTGGTGTATGCTGTTTTTGGTTATGTTTGGATAGCGGGTTGGCTAGCGCCAGAAAAAGGCTTACACCTTGCCAAGCCTATCATCGGTTTTATGTTGTTTTTCTTATTGTTAGGTTTTGCAGACTTATTGCCAATTAATGTCGCGAATACTGCACATACAGTAGGCTTGTTATCAGGGTGTTTTTTGGCGTGGATGCGTTTTGGAAAATGGAGCCAGCGTTAA
- the glpE gene encoding thiosulfate sulfurtransferase GlpE, with protein sequence MNISDLHQVLADKSHVVVDIRDPASFQSGRIPGALHLTNDNISDFVREADLDAPLVVCCYHGHSSQQAAQFLASQDFTDVYSLDGGFVAWQQSYPETVETA encoded by the coding sequence ATGAATATTAGCGATCTGCATCAGGTACTTGCAGATAAAAGCCACGTAGTTGTTGATATTCGCGATCCTGCTTCATTCCAATCGGGGCGAATTCCAGGCGCATTGCATTTAACCAATGACAATATCAGCGACTTTGTACGTGAAGCAGACCTAGACGCTCCTCTAGTCGTATGTTGTTACCATGGTCATTCAAGCCAACAAGCCGCACAATTCTTAGCGAGCCAAGACTTTACAGATGTGTACTCGCTTGATGGCGGCTTTGTGGCGTGGCAACAGTCTTACCCTGAGACGGTTGAAACCGCGTAA
- a CDS encoding flagellar basal body-associated FliL family protein encodes MKFLLFTLLLLSTFAPKTLAADYAYYGFEPQIVTNYVAVKKKMGYVRLSVELMIEDSANYEAVEHNAPLLRDAIISIIGQQPEAKIKSINGRHEIQKLCEEKVKSLLTQETGQPLIKKLLFTQWLDN; translated from the coding sequence ATGAAATTTTTGCTTTTTACCCTGTTACTGCTAAGTACTTTTGCGCCAAAAACACTTGCCGCTGACTACGCATACTATGGCTTCGAACCCCAGATTGTGACTAACTACGTCGCCGTTAAAAAGAAAATGGGCTACGTGCGTTTATCAGTAGAATTAATGATCGAAGATTCCGCTAATTATGAGGCGGTAGAGCACAATGCTCCCCTTTTAAGAGACGCGATTATTAGTATTATTGGTCAACAACCTGAAGCCAAAATAAAATCGATTAATGGCCGTCATGAAATTCAAAAGCTGTGTGAAGAAAAAGTAAAAAGCCTGCTTACTCAGGAAACAGGTCAACCATTAATTAAAAAGTTACTGTTTACTCAATGGCTTGATAACTAA